A portion of the Mytilus galloprovincialis chromosome 12, xbMytGall1.hap1.1, whole genome shotgun sequence genome contains these proteins:
- the LOC143053746 gene encoding uncharacterized protein LOC143053746, protein MALEHRNKDLYIPDISNIVHEEVLDNDGNNLTPTDWRIGRRVVELGVIADHLQQCKHCGLPLSLHNIIDIKTYGLGSVLKVLCTNKSCGNIKAIPTGKQHDHKIWDVNTKLALAAIDLGLGEHQINGLLSILNIPTVSHCMIDSRIREFGDVIESVADQSMEEWTEREKEMTRESDGNDNVTVSVDAAWQRRGSGRSYDSLTGHCSMIGSKTGKVINYKWRSKACRICQRAETSG, encoded by the exons ATGGCTTTAGAACATcgaaacaaggatttgtata TCCCAGATATTTCAAATATTGTTCATGAAGAAGTTTTAGACAATGACGGAAATAACTTGACCCCAACAGACTGGCGCATTGGTCGTAGAGTCGTGGAACTTGGTGTTATTGCTGACCACCTACAACAATGTAAACACTGTGGTCTACCACTGTCTCTTCATAACATTATTGATATAAAGACATATGGCTTGGGGTCAGTGTTGAAAGTGTTGTGCACAAATAAGTCGTGTGGGAACATCAAGGCTATCCCAACTGGAAAACAACATGACCACAAGATTTGGGATGTAAACACAAAGTTAGCTTTag ctGCTATTGATCTTGGACTTGGAGAACACCAGATAAATGGCCTTCTTTCCATTCTTAATATCCCTACAGTCAGCCACTGCATGATTGACAGCAGAATAAGAGAATTTGGAGATGTCATTGAATCTGTTGCAGACCAGTCAATGGAAGAGTGGACAGAAAGAGAAAAAGAAATGACTAGAGA ATCTGATGGCAATGACAATGTTACAGTCTCGGTTGATGCTGCATGGCAAAGAAGAGGCAGTGGCAGATCTTATGACAGCCTGACAG GACACTGCTCCATGATTGGTTCGAAAACAGGAAAAGTAATCAACTACAAGTGGAGATCTAAAGCCTGTCGAATTTGCCAGAGAGCAGAGACATCAG GTTAA